The Deltaproteobacteria bacterium sequence GCCGCTGAAGCCCATGAACGCGCACACCGGCATGCCCACGCTCGGCGCCCCGATCCACTGGAACCTGGCGGCGTCGAACTTGATCCCGTCCGTGCCCATGGTCTGCTCCATCACGAGGCCGCTGATGAGCATGGCGAAGGTGAGACCGTCCGGCTTGGCCACGTTGTACAGGTAGTTGGCGGCGATGAGGCTGCCCGCCCCGGGCATGTTCTGCACGATGAGGTTGGGCTTGCCCGGCAGATGCTTGGGCATGTGGCGCGCGATGGCGCGCGCGTAGGTGTCGTATCCGCCCCCCGGCGACGTGCCGACGATGAGCCGCAGCGTCTTGCCGCTGTAGTCCGGAGCCGCATGGGCCGCGGTGAACCAGCACAACGAAGCGATGAGTACGAGACAAC is a genomic window containing:
- a CDS encoding tripartite tricarboxylate transporter substrate-binding protein; the protein is MPKIRTRGCLVLIASLCWFTAAHAAPDYSGKTLRLIVGTSPGGGYDTYARAIARHMPKHLPGKPNLIVQNMPGAGSLIAANYLYNVAKPDGLTFAMLISGLVMEQTMGTDGIKFDAARFQWIGAPSVGMPVCAFMGFSGVKTLDDLVKSKKTLTMGAAGSSTREQPRILKQLIGANVKMVPG